The proteins below are encoded in one region of Haematospirillum jordaniae:
- a CDS encoding helix-turn-helix domain-containing protein, which translates to MSFEGASMLIGYARVSTRDQTTELQTEALLAAGKLLETGTPARTVAESLGVSPATLYRWLPAQTD; encoded by the coding sequence ATGAGTTTTGAGGGAGCTTCCATGCTGATCGGCTATGCCCGCGTTTCGACGCGAGACCAGACCACAGAGCTACAGACAGAGGCGTTATTGGCAGCCGGCAAGCTTCTGGAGACTGGCACGCCCGCCCGCACCGTCGCCGAGAGTCTGGGCGTGTCACCCGCTACACTGTACCGCTGGCTGCCTGCCCAGACGGATTAG
- a CDS encoding type II toxin-antitoxin system RelE/ParE family toxin, translating into MIASFKHKGLRAFYETGNAKGVRPDLSRRIAIILSILDEADSLDDLNRPSFRLHELSGARKGTWAMSVNGPWRITFTHENGKFSVLDLEQYH; encoded by the coding sequence ATGATAGCAAGTTTCAAGCACAAGGGATTGCGCGCGTTTTACGAGACAGGGAATGCAAAGGGCGTCCGCCCCGACTTGTCTCGGCGCATCGCAATCATTCTTTCAATACTCGATGAAGCTGACAGCCTCGACGATCTAAACCGCCCGTCCTTTCGCCTGCACGAGTTATCAGGTGCCCGCAAAGGAACGTGGGCTATGAGCGTAAATGGCCCCTGGCGCATCACGTTCACGCACGAAAACGGAAAATTCAGCGTGCTGGACTTGGAACAATATCACTGA
- a CDS encoding DNA cytosine methyltransferase, with protein sequence MQLQKKMPKALKGGKREARLKVVDLFAGAGGLSCGLEMAGFETQFVCEIVRKRIVVRTISQTSLKNSAARQCAGLRFSGRINELAMITEDVVDAAGQALVIGNAK encoded by the coding sequence GTGCAATTGCAGAAAAAAATGCCAAAGGCCCTCAAGGGCGGCAAACGTGAAGCTAGGCTGAAGGTCGTTGACCTTTTTGCCGGAGCAGGAGGGCTGTCGTGTGGGCTTGAAATGGCTGGGTTCGAGACACAATTTGTCTGTGAGATTGTCCGTAAGAGGATCGTTGTGCGGACAATCTCACAGACTTCTCTGAAGAACAGCGCAGCCAGGCAATGCGCCGGTTTGCGCTTCTCCGGCCGCATCAATGAACTCGCCATGATCACTGAAGATGTCGTCGATGCCGCAGGACAGGCCCTCGTCATCGGGAACGCCAAATAG
- a CDS encoding HigA family addiction module antitoxin: MHNPPHPAEGLKDDLEALNLTTAQAAEALGISRQQLYRVLNQQSAISPEMALRLEAVIGVKADLWLRLQAAYDLAQARQNKANLMKRLRRLTVPALPAGLPAPMRSTKARNCMPRA, encoded by the coding sequence ATGCACAACCCACCCCACCCCGCTGAAGGTCTCAAAGATGATCTTGAAGCGTTGAACCTAACAACGGCACAAGCCGCAGAAGCGCTTGGCATAAGCCGTCAACAACTGTACCGCGTCCTTAACCAACAGAGCGCCATATCCCCCGAAATGGCACTGCGGCTTGAGGCGGTGATAGGTGTGAAGGCGGACCTGTGGCTGCGCTTGCAGGCGGCTTACGATCTGGCACAGGCACGTCAGAACAAAGCCAACCTGATGAAGCGGTTGCGTCGCCTGACCGTACCCGCCTTGCCTGCGGGACTTCCGGCGCCAATGCGGTCAACCAAGGCACGGAATTGCATGCCACGGGCCTGA